Proteins found in one Gemmatimonadaceae bacterium genomic segment:
- a CDS encoding alanine racemase, with translation MTLDQLETPVPLVDVDVMAHNLDAMQSYADAHGLALRPHTKTHKSVHVGREQVRRGAAGLTCATPHEATVMQQATDDLLVAYPVVGHAKLDRLFTVREDVALRVQLDSAHAIDELAAAAVRHDRAVAVTVEFDAGMHRVGVPSLDDAITLARHVAANPPLEFSGIAFYPGHIREPVMSQDAALARLRHRVGEALEAFADAGLPPAVVSGGSTPTMWRSHEITGVTEIRPGTYVYNDRTTAEIGACKWADCAFTVLATVVSTSVPGQAVIDAGAKALGREPIRGAGGEGWGALLDRPEVIVSRMSEEHGILDLANTDWRPQVGEQVRVVPNHVCIVTHLNDVIFGISHGEVVTSWPVDARGRGYGVLIGA, from the coding sequence ATGACCCTTGATCAACTCGAAACCCCCGTGCCGCTCGTCGACGTCGACGTGATGGCGCACAACCTGGACGCGATGCAGTCGTACGCGGACGCGCACGGCCTCGCCCTCCGGCCGCACACCAAGACGCACAAGTCGGTGCACGTGGGACGCGAGCAGGTCCGTCGCGGCGCCGCCGGCCTCACCTGCGCCACGCCGCACGAGGCCACCGTGATGCAGCAGGCCACCGATGACCTGCTGGTGGCCTATCCGGTGGTCGGCCACGCGAAGCTCGACCGGCTCTTCACCGTGCGCGAGGACGTGGCCCTGCGCGTGCAGCTCGACTCGGCGCATGCCATCGATGAACTCGCGGCCGCGGCGGTGCGCCACGACCGGGCCGTGGCGGTGACGGTGGAGTTCGACGCCGGGATGCACCGCGTCGGCGTGCCGTCCCTGGACGACGCCATCACCCTGGCGCGGCATGTCGCCGCCAATCCGCCCCTCGAGTTCTCGGGGATTGCGTTCTACCCCGGACACATCCGCGAGCCGGTGATGTCGCAGGACGCGGCGCTGGCGCGGCTGCGCCATCGCGTGGGTGAGGCACTAGAGGCCTTCGCGGACGCCGGCCTGCCGCCGGCCGTGGTGAGCGGCGGTTCGACGCCTACCATGTGGCGCTCGCACGAGATCACGGGCGTCACCGAGATTCGCCCGGGAACGTACGTCTACAACGACCGCACGACCGCCGAAATCGGGGCGTGCAAGTGGGCCGACTGCGCCTTCACGGTGCTGGCCACTGTGGTGAGCACGAGCGTCCCCGGACAGGCCGTCATTGACGCCGGCGCCAAGGCGCTGGGGCGCGAGCCGATCCGCGGCGCCGGCGGCGAAGGGTGGGGCGCGCTGCTCGACCGGCCGGAGGTCATCGTGTCGCGGATGAGCGAGGAGCACGGCATCCTCGACCTGGCGAACACCGACTGGCGGCCGCAGGTGGGCGAACAGGTGCGCGTGGTGCCCAACCACGTCTGCATCGTGACGCATCTCAACGACGTGATCTTCGGCATCAGTCACGGCGAGGTCGTGACGTCGTGGCCGGTGGACGCGCGCGGACGCGGATACGGCGTGCTGATCGGGGCGTAG